From the Polaribacter tangerinus genome, the window CTTTCGGATTTCCGGTAGACTTAACCGCATTAATTTTATCTGAAAAAGGATTTACCCTAGATGAAAAAGGATTTAATGAAGAACTACAAAAGCAAAAAAATAGATCGCGAGCAGCCAGTGAAACTTCTACAGAAGATTGGACTGTTTTATTGGATGATTCTTTAGAGGAATTTGTAGGATACGATGAACTAGAAGCAACTGTAAAAATCACAAGGTACAGAAAAGTAACTTCTAAAAAAGAAGGCGAAATGTATCAACTAGTCTTTAACTTAACTCCTTTTTATGCAGAAGGTGGCGGTCAAGTAGGAGACAAAGGTATATTGGAAAATAGTCAAGGAGAAATAGTACAAATTTTAGATACCAAGAAAGAAAATAATGTTATAATTCATTTTTCTAAAGAACTTCCAACTCATTTAAACAACTCATTTAAAGCTATTGTAAACAAAAAACACCGTCAAAAAGTTACATGCAACCATACTGCAACACACCTTTTACATGAGGCACTAAGAAGTGTTTTAGGAACTCATGTTACACAAAAAGGTTCTGCTGTTTCTGCTAAAAGTTTACGTTTTGACTTTTCACATTTTTCAAAATTAACAACAGAAGAGATTGTAGCAGTTGAAGATTTTGTAAACAAACGTATCGAAGCTCAAATTCCGCTAGAAGAAAACAGAAATATACCTATGGAAAAAGCTATTGAAAATGGCGCTATGGCTTTGTTTGGAGAAAAGTATGGAGATACTGTTAGAACCATAAAATTCGGCAAATCTATTGAATTATGCGGTGGTACACACGTACAAAACACGGGTAACATTTGGCAGTTTAAAATAAATTCTGAAAGTGCAGTTGCTGCCGGAATTAGAAGAATTGAAGCAATTACAAACAACGCTGTTAAAGAAGTTTTTACAAAAAACGAACACACATTAGTTGCTATAAAAAACCTTTTAAACAACTCTAAAGAGCCTTTAAAAGCAGTACTTAAATTGCAAGAAGAAAATGCTAATCTGCAGAATCAAATTACTATTTTGTTAAAAGAAAAAGCCCAAAACCTTTCTGGTGAAATTAACAAACAACTTCAAGAAATTAATGGTGTTAAATTCATAGCTAAAAAAGTAGATTTAGATGCTAACGGAATAAAAAATCTAGCTTTTGAAATTGGAAAAGAACATAATAATGCATTTCTTTTATTTGCTTCCTCACCTGCAAAAGACAAAGCAATACTTACCTGTTACATTTCTAAAGAGTTGGCCAATAACCGTGGCTATGATGCAGGTAAAGTTGTTAGAGAATTGGGTAAATTTATACATGGTGGTGGCGGTGGACAAAACTTTTTTGCAACAGCAGGTGGTAAAAATCCAGATGGCATTGCCAAAGTTTTAGAAAAAGCAAAAGACTATTTAATGTAATTAGCTTTAAACATAAAAAAGTAGCAGGCTTATATCTAAACTGCTACTTTTATTAATGCTGTTACCCAACTATTTTTTTCTTTTGAAGTTTGATTTTAGGCATTAGCTTTTCCGAAATACTTTTTCCGCAACCAAAAAGATACGCGAACAAGAAGAATCAGTGCAGGAACTTCTACCAACGGACCAATAACTCCTGCAAATGCTTGACCTGAATTCAATCCGAAAACAGCAATAGCAACAGCAATCGCTAATTCAAAATTATTTCCTGCTGCTGTAAATGCTACTGAAGTTGTTTTGTCATATTCTGCTCCTGTTGCTTTGGTAAAGAAAAATCCAATGATAAACATGAGTGTAAAATAAAT encodes:
- the alaS gene encoding alanine--tRNA ligase, producing the protein MKSQDIRATFLNFFKEKAHLVVPSAPMVTKDDPTLMFVNSGMAPFKEYFLGNANPKKNRITDSQKCLRVSGKHNDLEEVGYDTYHHTLFEMLGNWSFGDYFKKEAIAWAWELLTEVYKIDKDILYVTVFEGSTDDDNLKMDTEAFDIWKQYIDEDRILTGNKKDNFWEMGEQGPCGPCSEIHVDIRSAEEKAKIDGKTLINKDHPQVVEIWNLVFMQFNRKANGKLEDLPNKHIDTGMGFERLCMVLQNVQSNYDTDVFIPMIEKISKITNVKYGLDKQQDIAIRVISDHVRAVAFSIADGQLPSNNGAGYVIRRILRRAIRYGFTFLNTKEAFIYKLVSTLSEQMGSAFPELKAQQSFIENVIREEENSFLRTLDKGLLLLDKIIEESATKEISGNSAFELYDTFGFPVDLTALILSEKGFTLDEKGFNEELQKQKNRSRAASETSTEDWTVLLDDSLEEFVGYDELEATVKITRYRKVTSKKEGEMYQLVFNLTPFYAEGGGQVGDKGILENSQGEIVQILDTKKENNVIIHFSKELPTHLNNSFKAIVNKKHRQKVTCNHTATHLLHEALRSVLGTHVTQKGSAVSAKSLRFDFSHFSKLTTEEIVAVEDFVNKRIEAQIPLEENRNIPMEKAIENGAMALFGEKYGDTVRTIKFGKSIELCGGTHVQNTGNIWQFKINSESAVAAGIRRIEAITNNAVKEVFTKNEHTLVAIKNLLNNSKEPLKAVLKLQEENANLQNQITILLKEKAQNLSGEINKQLQEINGVKFIAKKVDLDANGIKNLAFEIGKEHNNAFLLFASSPAKDKAILTCYISKELANNRGYDAGKVVRELGKFIHGGGGGQNFFATAGGKNPDGIAKVLEKAKDYLM